A single window of Apodemus sylvaticus chromosome 4, mApoSyl1.1, whole genome shotgun sequence DNA harbors:
- the LOC127683760 gene encoding rho GTPase-activating protein 20-like: MGDDNYWWRPVQGVPQLFYTEPLVKADMGGLERTLLCQGPVELTRGTKTNRRHLSLFDDVLVVSSNLNKKKFKIKFIIPLNNLWAVDNVELVRKNEFSLCKNLFLFWPDGNFLASFRSIEEKDHWYYFIRRSIDAAKMDMKKPFSLKIFTEDIPTCDTNSEDFELWFCPGHEEPPRALHSYECPHKVLMNHLQINLGRWKSKISTAFPILPGLFVKDFNTDEERQFILKPRNSARIQQQNEKERPRKTKRPLMTSCFHRASVPHRDQMCTDPKVKKTGQLFGKQLSCICPNGKWPQGILDILYRLREKGPTTQSIFAKSPNETSCNTLKDKLDNGEVVDIKNYSLHDVAWILKEFLRRIKGSLMTAQLYDKWLAVPQKANHKEKLTAVRSLLDNLPAPNAALLGQLFRILHEISKNASFNLMSAQNLSAEIAPYILWMPTYRNKVLANYITEKISLVTFLISNSPELFGLDVVAVWYETSFFSPTSTNTSCAHNSPSIINKGKETEHGINTCPSGKTYSPGHDAPAITPVAPPLHEGNIEKGEGNVDTTRQAISKTAPAPIKKQGFRSFPPISCLDRMLPSPILDMLSIIERRGQNTDQIFRYLPGKSHWSLRDKIYTGQDIDWHEQSVITISSVLKMPQENYDLLKQLICVLLQIKMSTRNNLDTYMLSVRIAPHVLWDQSGRNSLFGSDLSKKMSIIQIMIDNYVDIFGDEDHIICDHNQKSSDDKKMSINTAGKINGQCDY; the protein is encoded by the exons ATGGGTGATGACAACTATTG GTGGAGACCTGTACAAGGAGTACCTCAACTTTTCTATACGGAACCCCTGGTGAAGGCAGACATGGGTGGATTAGAGCGAACCTTGCTGTGCCAAGGTCCCGTGGAACTCACAAGGGGCACGAAAACAAACAGACGACATCTGTCCTTATTTGATGACGTTTTAGTAGTATCTAGTAACCT gaataagaaaaaatttaaaataaaatttatcattCCACTGAATAACCTGTGGGCTGTGGATAATGTGGAACTAGTCAGAAAAAATGAATTCTCTCTTTGCAAGAACCTTTTCCTGTTTTGGCCAGATGGCAATTTTTTGGCTTCCTTTCG TTCGATTGAAGAGAAAGATCACTGGTATTATTTTATCAGAAG ATCCATTGATGCAGCCAAGATGGATATGAAGAAACCATTCTCTCTTAAGATATTCACCGAAGACATACCAACCTGTGACACT AACAGTGAAGATTTCGAACTATGGTTCTGCCCTGGCCATGAGGAACCTCCTAGAGCACTGCACA GCTATGAGTGTCCACATAAAGTTTTAATGAATCACCTTCAAATTAACTTGGGTAGATGGAAGTCAAAAATTTCCACAGCTTTTCCCATCTTGCCTGGGTTATTTGTGAAAGACTTCAACACGGATGAGGAACGCCAATTTATCTTAAAGCCCCGAAACTCAGCTAGAATCCAGCAGCAAA ATGAAAAGGAAAGACCTCGTAAGACAAAAAGACCATTGATGACATCTTGCTTCCATAGGGCCTCTGTGCCCCACCGGGACCAAATGTGTACTGACCCAAAAGTTAAAAAGACAGGACAACTATTTGGCAAACAACTGAGTTGCATTTGTCCCAATGGAAAATGGCCCCAAGGAATTCTG gacaTACTGTACcgattaagagaaaaaggccccACCACACAAAGCATCTTTGCCAAATCTCCCAATGAGACATCGTGTAATACTCTAAAAGACAAATTGGATAATGGGGAAGTGGTCGATATAAAAAATTACTCGCTTCATGACGTGGCCTGGATCCTGAAG GAGTTTCTACGACGTATTAAAGGCAGTCTGATGACTGCCCAGTTATATGACAAGTGGCTTGCAGTTCCGCAAAAGGCCAACCACAAAGAAAAACTGACAGCAGTGCGGAG TCTCCTAGACAATCTTCCAGCGCCAAATGCTGCTCTATTGGGCCAACTCTTTAGGATTTTACACGAAATTTCAAAAAATGCTTCTTTTAATCTAATGTCAGCTCAAAATCTCTCGGCTGAGATAGCTCCCTACATTTTATGGATGCCTACCTACCGCAATAAGGTCCTGGCAAATTATATCACTGAAAAG ATTTCTCTCGTAACATTTTTGATATCAAATTCTCCCGAACTCTTTGGACTTGATGTTGTTGCAGTATGGTATGAAACATCGTTTTTTAGTCCAACTAGTACAAATACCTCATGTGCCCATAATTCTCCATCTATTatcaacaaaggaaaggaaacagaacatggAATCAACACCTGCCCCAGTGGGAAAACATACAGCCCAGGCCATGACGCACCAGCAATTACTCCTGTGGCTCCTCCTCTTCATGAGGGCAATATAG agaaaggagaaggcaaTGTAGATACAACCCGGCAAGCAATTTCTAAAACTGCTCCTGCTCCAATAAAAAAACAAGGATTTCGCTCTTTTCCACCAATTTCTTGCCTGGACAGGATGCTGCCATCTCCCATACTT gatATGCTGTCTATCATTGAGAGAAGGGGCCAAAATACTGACCAAATATTCCGATACCTACCAGGAAAATCACATTGGTCCCTGAGAGATAAAATTTACACTGGTCAAGACATTGACTGGCATGAACAATCTGTGATTACAATATCTTCCGTTTTAAAG atgccaCAAGAAAACTATGACCTCCTTAAACAGCTCATCTGTGTGCTATTACAAATTAAAATGTCTACCAGGAATAACCTAGACACCTACATGTTATCTGTCCGCATAGCCCCTCATGTACTGTGGGATCAGAGTGGCAGGAACTCATTATTTGGAAGTGACCTCTCGAAGAAG ATGTCTAttatacaaatcatgattgacaactaTGTAGATATATTTGGAGATGAGGACCATATCATTTGTGACCATAATCAAAAGAGTTCAGATGACAAAAAGATGTCAataaatactgctg